One segment of Anatilimnocola aggregata DNA contains the following:
- a CDS encoding YezD family protein produces the protein MANGETQQQATVVNRQHNSHARDEREQDMQHIREALRGLRYGTVNIIIQDGVVVQIDRTEKRRVRQRDAK, from the coding sequence ATGGCCAATGGTGAGACCCAACAGCAAGCGACCGTCGTCAATCGCCAGCATAATTCGCACGCGCGCGATGAACGGGAGCAAGACATGCAGCACATTCGCGAAGCCCTGCGCGGCCTGCGGTATGGCACGGTCAACATCATCATTCAGGATGGCGTGGTCGTGCAGATCGATCGCACCGAGAAGCGCCGCGTACGGCAAAGAGACGCGAAATAG
- the cysW gene encoding sulfate ABC transporter permease subunit CysW → MSHPSAASSGGKNRRAANDPLWLQMLLISLSLAFVGLMLVLPLSIVFIEAFRDGVGAYLKSFDDRAAWQAIKLTLIASGISIPLNLVFGLAAAWAIAKFDFKGKSLLITLIDLPFAVSPVISGLIFVLLFGLQGWLGPWLAEHNIRIIFAVPGIVLATIFVTFPFIARELIPLMQQQGSDEEQAALSLGAGGWQTFCRVTLPNIKWGLLYGVILGNARAMGEFGAVSVVSGHIRGKTNTIPLHVEILYNEYNVVAAFAMASLLALLGLITLAAKSYLEWKVQQDLHQSLEPSSAEA, encoded by the coding sequence ATGTCGCATCCATCTGCTGCCTCGTCGGGAGGCAAGAACCGCCGCGCTGCCAACGATCCGCTCTGGCTGCAAATGCTGCTCATTAGCCTATCGCTGGCATTCGTCGGCCTCATGCTCGTGCTGCCCCTTTCGATCGTTTTCATCGAAGCCTTTCGAGATGGTGTCGGCGCTTACCTCAAGAGCTTCGACGACCGGGCTGCCTGGCAAGCCATCAAGCTCACGCTGATTGCGTCGGGGATCTCGATTCCCCTGAATCTGGTCTTTGGTTTGGCCGCTGCCTGGGCGATTGCCAAATTCGATTTCAAGGGCAAGAGCCTGCTGATCACGCTCATCGACTTGCCATTTGCCGTTTCGCCGGTGATCTCGGGTTTGATCTTTGTGCTTCTGTTCGGGTTGCAGGGCTGGCTTGGTCCTTGGCTGGCGGAACACAACATTCGCATCATTTTCGCTGTGCCGGGCATTGTCCTCGCGACGATCTTTGTCACGTTCCCCTTCATTGCCCGCGAGCTCATTCCGCTCATGCAGCAGCAAGGGTCGGACGAAGAACAAGCGGCCCTGTCGCTGGGTGCAGGTGGTTGGCAAACCTTTTGCCGGGTCACACTGCCGAACATCAAATGGGGCCTGCTCTATGGCGTGATCCTGGGTAATGCCCGCGCGATGGGTGAGTTCGGTGCCGTCTCGGTGGTCTCCGGCCACATTCGCGGCAAGACGAACACAATCCCGCTCCATGTCGAGATTCTTTACAACGAATACAACGTCGTCGCCGCGTTCGCGATGGCATCCCTGCTCGCCCTGCTCGGCCTCATAACTCTCGCGGCCAAGTCCTACCTCGAGTGGAAGGTTCAGCAGGATCTTCATCAATCCCTTGAGCCGTCGTCGGCAGAGGCCTAA
- the cysT gene encoding sulfate ABC transporter permease subunit CysT yields MSTYSVPTDERTSAFRWPSFKQFVFKQHSVLPGFGLTLGFTLSYLGLIVLLPLSAMFLRAASLTPARFWEIVTEPRVVASYKLTFGTSLVAALVNSVFGFIVAWCLVRYRFPGRKILDALIDLPFALPTAVSGIALTAIYAKTGWIGQFLYPLGIQSAFSPLGISIALTFIGLPFVVRTLQPAMEELDGETEEAAASLGASRWQTFLRVIVPSLLPPLLTGFAMAFARALGEYGSVVFIAGNQPMKTEITSLLIITKLEQYDYAGATALAVVMLLASFVLLLAINLLQWWTGRGYQRG; encoded by the coding sequence ATGTCAACGTATAGTGTGCCCACGGATGAGCGTACTAGCGCATTCCGCTGGCCCTCGTTCAAACAATTTGTCTTCAAGCAACATAGTGTGTTGCCGGGCTTCGGCTTGACACTCGGTTTCACGCTGTCGTATCTCGGCTTGATTGTGCTCCTGCCTCTCTCGGCGATGTTTCTCCGCGCCGCGAGCTTGACCCCCGCACGATTTTGGGAAATCGTCACCGAGCCGCGGGTGGTGGCATCGTACAAGTTGACGTTTGGCACATCGCTGGTCGCCGCCTTGGTGAACTCCGTGTTCGGCTTCATTGTCGCGTGGTGCCTGGTCCGATATCGTTTCCCAGGTCGCAAGATTCTCGATGCCCTCATCGACTTACCGTTCGCACTGCCGACGGCTGTCTCTGGCATCGCGCTCACGGCCATTTATGCCAAGACGGGCTGGATTGGGCAGTTTCTCTATCCCCTGGGGATTCAGAGTGCGTTCTCGCCACTCGGGATATCGATCGCCCTGACTTTCATTGGTCTCCCCTTCGTCGTGCGAACCTTGCAGCCGGCCATGGAAGAACTCGATGGCGAAACGGAAGAAGCCGCGGCCAGCCTCGGTGCCAGTCGCTGGCAAACCTTCCTGCGCGTGATTGTTCCGTCGCTACTGCCGCCGCTCCTCACTGGCTTTGCGATGGCCTTTGCCCGCGCGCTGGGTGAATACGGCTCGGTCGTGTTCATCGCTGGCAACCAGCCGATGAAGACAGAGATTACGTCACTGCTGATCATTACCAAGCTCGAACAATACGACTATGCCGGCGCGACAGCGCTCGCCGTGGTCATGCTCCTGGCGTCGTTTGTGTTGCTGCTGGCAATCAACTTGCTGCAGTGGTGGACTGGCCGAGGTTACCAAAGAGGCTAA
- a CDS encoding sigma-54 interaction domain-containing protein: MERYGELLLDIWREACRHIEINESATTIAKMLAAHLPLSALIVRRFDLQHSSIDTVAEGQPVEQFLHATLKTPCTPAKFKRVISWAETAEVLHGQRLKRSGDLAAVVPDEIEGEVLAGPLMNPDGPAGVLLLVANHQRVFQDSHLALVKQLLEPFSAALENDRRLHELNALREAAEADRRALLSRLGRNEMSETIVGAEAGLKNIMERVQLVSQSDVPVLILGETGTGKEVVSRAIHTRSPRSQGPFIRVNCGAIPPELIDSQLFGHEKGSFTGAADSRKGWFERADGGTLFLDEMGELPLPAQVRLLRVLQDGYIERVGGQQPLRVDVRLVTATHRDLASMVKAGTFREDLWYRINIFPIVLPRLNQRKEDIPALARHFAQRAATRFGLTPVEPSEADLQTLSNYAWPGNIRELGAVIDRAAILGDGRSLEVSKALGFLDPIITPPTSTEYVSPTLYEVTTDDLRPLSKPAISSLDEAMKQHIERALQATGGRIEGRRGTAALLGINPHTLRARMRKLKIDWSRFRPNDEPVW; the protein is encoded by the coding sequence ATGGAACGCTACGGCGAACTACTGCTGGATATTTGGCGGGAAGCCTGCCGGCACATTGAAATCAACGAATCAGCGACCACGATCGCTAAAATGCTAGCGGCGCACCTTCCGCTCTCAGCACTGATCGTTCGTCGTTTCGATTTGCAACACTCCAGCATCGACACGGTGGCTGAAGGGCAGCCCGTGGAGCAGTTTCTGCACGCCACGCTGAAGACACCTTGCACCCCAGCTAAGTTCAAACGGGTGATTTCTTGGGCCGAGACCGCGGAAGTGCTGCACGGTCAGCGACTCAAGCGGTCCGGTGATTTGGCCGCCGTAGTGCCCGATGAGATTGAGGGAGAGGTATTGGCCGGGCCACTGATGAATCCCGATGGACCGGCGGGTGTGTTGCTGCTTGTCGCGAATCACCAACGAGTGTTCCAAGATAGCCACTTAGCTCTGGTGAAGCAGTTACTCGAGCCATTTTCCGCCGCACTTGAAAACGATCGTCGTCTACACGAGCTCAATGCCCTGCGCGAAGCAGCGGAAGCTGACCGTCGCGCGCTCCTGTCCCGCCTCGGTCGCAATGAAATGAGCGAGACGATTGTAGGTGCAGAGGCGGGACTGAAGAACATCATGGAGCGTGTGCAGCTTGTCTCGCAATCGGACGTTCCAGTGTTAATTCTCGGCGAGACAGGAACCGGGAAAGAAGTCGTGTCGCGGGCGATTCACACCCGCTCGCCTCGCTCGCAGGGGCCATTTATCCGCGTGAACTGCGGTGCGATTCCACCAGAATTGATCGACTCTCAGCTATTCGGTCATGAGAAAGGAAGCTTCACTGGCGCTGCTGACTCGCGCAAAGGCTGGTTCGAGCGGGCTGATGGCGGGACGCTGTTTCTTGACGAAATGGGCGAATTGCCGCTGCCGGCGCAGGTTCGCTTGCTGCGCGTGCTGCAAGACGGCTACATCGAGCGTGTGGGCGGGCAGCAGCCACTGCGCGTCGATGTGCGACTGGTGACGGCCACGCATCGCGATCTCGCTTCAATGGTGAAAGCTGGCACTTTTCGCGAGGATCTCTGGTATCGGATTAACATCTTCCCCATCGTCTTGCCGCGACTCAATCAGCGCAAAGAAGACATTCCTGCACTGGCCCGGCACTTTGCCCAGCGGGCAGCCACGCGCTTTGGTTTGACGCCGGTCGAGCCCTCCGAAGCAGATTTGCAAACGCTGAGCAATTACGCCTGGCCAGGGAATATTCGCGAACTTGGGGCGGTGATTGACCGGGCGGCCATTCTGGGCGACGGTCGTTCGCTGGAAGTGTCCAAAGCGCTCGGGTTTCTCGATCCGATCATCACTCCGCCGACTTCGACTGAATATGTATCACCCACGCTCTATGAAGTCACGACCGACGACTTGCGCCCCTTATCAAAGCCTGCGATTTCTTCGCTCGATGAGGCCATGAAGCAACATATTGAGCGGGCTCTGCAAGCGACAGGTGGCCGGATTGAAGGTCGCCGCGGGACCGCGGCACTGCTGGGAATCAATCCACACACGCTCCGCGCCCGCATGCGAAAGCTGAAAATCGACTGGTCCCGCTTTCGTCCCAACGACGAGCCCGTCTGGTAG
- a CDS encoding sulfate/molybdate ABC transporter ATP-binding protein, whose translation MSIDVRNVTKTFGSYTALSDVNLHVKDGELVALLGPSGSGKTTLLRIIAGLEIPDDNPGSSILFHGEDVARRQVGERQVGFVFQHYALFKHMSVFENIAFGLRVRPRHLRPSNDEINEKVNRLLKLIQLENLGKRFPAQLSGGQRQRVALARALAIEPRVLLLDEPFGALDAKVRQGLRNWLRRLHDELHVTSILVTHDQEEALEVADRVVVMNNARIEQVGTPSEVFHNPASEFVMDFLGNVNVFHGRIENGQAQLGNLLVNVPSMEQKPAQNANVYIRPHELQIELHANGTPSLPATVSRINPAGSYAKIVLAASDGRELQVDLPFEQFAELNLHAGDHVFVSPKKVRVFVPEYVI comes from the coding sequence ATGAGTATCGATGTCCGTAACGTCACCAAGACCTTCGGCAGTTACACCGCGCTCAGCGACGTGAACCTGCATGTGAAAGACGGCGAGCTCGTCGCGCTCTTGGGCCCTTCAGGTTCAGGCAAAACGACATTGCTGCGGATTATCGCCGGGCTGGAGATTCCCGACGACAACCCGGGTAGTTCCATCCTGTTCCACGGCGAAGATGTCGCTCGGCGACAAGTCGGCGAGCGGCAAGTGGGCTTCGTCTTTCAACACTACGCGCTCTTTAAGCACATGAGCGTGTTCGAGAACATCGCCTTCGGCCTGCGGGTGCGGCCGCGCCATTTGCGCCCCAGTAATGACGAAATCAACGAGAAAGTCAATCGCCTGCTGAAGTTGATTCAACTCGAAAATCTCGGCAAACGTTTCCCCGCACAACTCTCTGGCGGACAACGCCAGCGCGTGGCACTGGCTCGGGCACTCGCCATTGAGCCGCGCGTCCTCCTGCTCGATGAACCTTTCGGCGCGCTCGATGCCAAGGTGCGTCAAGGCCTGCGCAATTGGCTCCGGCGTTTGCACGACGAGTTGCACGTCACCAGCATTCTCGTGACGCACGATCAGGAAGAAGCCCTGGAAGTGGCCGATCGCGTGGTGGTCATGAACAATGCGCGAATCGAGCAAGTCGGCACTCCGAGCGAAGTCTTCCATAACCCGGCCTCCGAGTTTGTGATGGATTTTCTCGGCAACGTGAATGTCTTTCATGGTCGCATCGAAAACGGCCAGGCACAGCTGGGGAACTTGCTGGTGAACGTGCCCAGCATGGAGCAGAAGCCGGCGCAGAACGCCAACGTTTACATTCGTCCGCACGAGTTGCAAATCGAACTGCACGCCAACGGCACCCCTTCACTGCCGGCAACCGTCTCGCGAATTAATCCCGCCGGCTCCTATGCCAAGATCGTTCTCGCTGCCAGCGATGGCCGCGAGTTACAAGTCGATTTGCCCTTTGAGCAATTTGCCGAGTTGAATCTGCACGCGGGCGATCACGTGTTTGTGTCCCCCAAGAAGGTCCGCGTCTTCGTTCCCGAATATGTCATCTAA
- a CDS encoding sulfate ABC transporter substrate-binding protein has product MTKSFRSIAILVPLAIIFAGAIFGCSNSTTPTTGVNQAGAKPSKVTLLNVSYDPTREFYVEFNKSFADVWKKQAGQDVTVEQSHGGSGKQARAVIDGLEADVVTLSVGYDLSAIARKAKLMDENWQSKLPHNSAPYTSTIVFLVRKGNPKGIKDWGDLTQAGIEIITANPKTGGGSRWNYLAAWGSVLKRELGDLKKLNDPAAAEEVKAAQAKAREFISQLYKRVTVLDSGARGSTNTFTQRGLGDVLLTWENEAFLAVKDLGPDKYEIVVPSLSILAEPPVAVVTKVAQRKGTLEVAEAYLQHLYSPAGQQLAAKHYYRPAIPDSISDEQRKQFLNVELFTIDDVFGGWDKAQAEHFDDGGVFDLIYQPGN; this is encoded by the coding sequence ATGACCAAGTCATTCCGCTCTATTGCCATCCTTGTGCCGCTGGCCATCATTTTTGCTGGGGCAATTTTTGGTTGCTCCAATTCGACGACACCAACCACCGGGGTGAATCAGGCCGGGGCCAAGCCAAGCAAGGTCACACTACTCAATGTCTCGTACGACCCGACTCGAGAGTTCTACGTGGAGTTCAACAAGTCCTTCGCCGACGTCTGGAAGAAGCAGGCCGGTCAGGACGTCACTGTCGAACAGTCACATGGAGGTTCCGGCAAACAGGCCCGCGCGGTTATCGATGGCCTGGAAGCCGACGTAGTGACCTTGTCCGTCGGCTACGACCTGAGTGCGATCGCACGGAAGGCCAAGCTGATGGATGAAAACTGGCAGTCAAAACTTCCACACAATAGTGCCCCCTATACATCCACCATCGTGTTCCTTGTCCGGAAGGGGAACCCCAAGGGAATCAAAGACTGGGGCGATTTGACTCAAGCAGGAATTGAGATCATCACCGCCAATCCGAAGACGGGCGGCGGATCGCGTTGGAACTACCTCGCTGCGTGGGGGTCTGTGCTGAAGCGCGAGTTAGGTGACCTGAAAAAGCTGAACGATCCAGCTGCCGCTGAAGAAGTGAAAGCTGCCCAAGCGAAGGCCCGCGAGTTCATTTCGCAGCTATACAAGCGAGTCACCGTGCTCGATTCAGGAGCCCGTGGTTCGACCAACACGTTTACCCAGCGCGGCCTCGGCGACGTGCTGCTTACCTGGGAGAACGAAGCGTTCCTGGCGGTGAAAGACCTTGGCCCGGACAAGTACGAAATTGTTGTCCCCAGCCTCAGCATTCTGGCGGAACCGCCGGTGGCGGTCGTGACGAAGGTCGCCCAGCGCAAGGGAACGCTCGAAGTTGCCGAAGCGTATTTGCAGCATCTCTATTCGCCCGCAGGTCAGCAACTGGCCGCCAAACATTATTACCGCCCTGCGATTCCGGATTCGATTTCGGATGAGCAGCGGAAGCAGTTTTTGAATGTCGAGTTATTCACGATCGACGATGTGTTCGGCGGATGGGACAAAGCCCAAGCCGAACACTTTGATGACGGCGGCGTGTTCGATTTGATCTACCAGCCTGGCAACTAG
- a CDS encoding metallophosphoesterase family protein: protein MQRRTFLSATTAVATSSLLLPRASFSAEPRPEIEFVVVTDTHLGYKDKDAALKLWSKTAAAIDKQPGKFVLHLGDVVDRGVDEQYPRYLEARQLIKKPVHEIPGNHDPAETFQKHLRQEIDTASVYDWLRVVLVNNSHTDSHDGFLTEQQLAWLAEQAALAAKHHQQLLFCLHVPVHSNKHPDRGWHVKPASGQTQFYDLLKEHEARTLALFHGHFHNGLRGWHDHGKLHEVCFPSALYNLDRQLEAKQAPGYNPVEYRPGYTLVKITDKEIQLRFQATDAADALKKNLAV from the coding sequence ATGCAGCGGCGCACGTTCCTGTCAGCCACGACGGCAGTGGCGACATCGTCGTTGCTGTTGCCGCGAGCTTCGTTTTCAGCTGAGCCACGCCCGGAGATCGAGTTCGTCGTCGTGACCGATACGCACCTCGGCTACAAGGACAAAGACGCGGCGCTCAAGCTATGGAGCAAGACAGCCGCGGCTATCGACAAGCAGCCCGGCAAATTCGTGCTGCATTTGGGCGATGTGGTCGATCGAGGTGTCGACGAGCAATACCCGCGCTATCTGGAAGCGCGTCAGCTGATCAAGAAGCCGGTCCACGAGATTCCCGGCAATCACGACCCGGCCGAGACTTTTCAAAAGCACCTGCGGCAAGAGATCGATACGGCCAGCGTGTACGATTGGCTGCGCGTGGTGCTGGTGAACAATAGCCACACCGACTCGCACGACGGCTTTCTTACCGAACAGCAGCTGGCCTGGCTCGCCGAGCAGGCCGCGCTGGCAGCCAAGCACCATCAGCAACTTCTCTTCTGCCTGCATGTGCCCGTGCATAGCAACAAGCACCCCGACCGAGGCTGGCACGTGAAACCGGCCAGCGGACAGACGCAATTTTACGATCTGCTGAAAGAGCACGAGGCTCGCACGCTTGCCTTATTCCACGGGCACTTTCACAACGGCCTCCGGGGCTGGCACGACCACGGCAAGTTACACGAAGTCTGCTTTCCTTCCGCGCTCTACAATCTCGACCGTCAACTCGAAGCCAAACAGGCCCCCGGCTATAACCCGGTCGAATATCGCCCCGGCTACACGCTCGTCAAAATCACCGACAAAGAAATTCAACTCCGCTTTCAAGCAACCGACGCCGCCGATGCGCTGAAGAAGAATTTGGCGGTGTAG
- a CDS encoding MFS transporter, producing the protein MHGFEEAGPAKPDDPNDNRPWYKLLTRYHWFVLIVAALGWLFDCLDQQLFILARPQAMAELLQHLKPDPVAFKFWTQTGGDIATSVFIAGWATGGLIFGMLGDRIGRARTMVITILLYSLCTGLSSLSQTVYDFAFYRFLTGLGVGGEFAVGVALVAEVMPSKARPFALSLLQALSAFGNISAALINWQLGLMEGEGLESISFLPSFLATPWRIMFLIGALPALLALVIRRRLKEPEQWEKASKGGVVEKQLGSYSELFSHPVWRKHALFGLMLACSGVIGLWAVGFYTPDLIRQVQTKPLTEAVYQREIAAAKAASDATRVQNLETIHQLWVANKEAETPTDLLDIKKIIDAEVRRDLTKYQSLTSIAINIGAFCGMFGFGYLSHFIGRKPTFAIALLAAFGTTIYVFLTLQHMWQIFVLVPIMGFCQLSLFGGYAIYFPELFPTRLRSTGTSFCYNVGRFVAALGPVVKIGLNALFANYDEPLRYAGATMCAVFLIGLFALPFLPETNGKPLPE; encoded by the coding sequence ATGCATGGTTTTGAAGAAGCTGGACCGGCCAAGCCGGATGACCCGAACGATAACCGACCTTGGTACAAGCTGCTCACGCGCTATCACTGGTTTGTGCTAATTGTCGCTGCCCTCGGCTGGCTGTTCGACTGTCTCGATCAACAACTCTTCATTCTCGCCCGACCGCAGGCCATGGCCGAGTTGCTCCAGCATCTCAAGCCCGACCCCGTGGCATTCAAGTTCTGGACGCAAACCGGCGGCGATATCGCCACCAGTGTGTTCATTGCCGGTTGGGCAACCGGTGGTCTGATTTTCGGCATGTTAGGCGACCGCATCGGTCGTGCCAGAACGATGGTCATTACCATTTTGCTCTATTCGCTCTGCACAGGCCTCAGTTCGCTGTCGCAGACGGTCTATGACTTCGCCTTCTACCGATTTCTCACTGGGCTCGGTGTCGGTGGTGAGTTCGCGGTCGGTGTCGCGCTCGTCGCCGAAGTAATGCCAAGCAAGGCACGACCATTCGCACTCTCACTTTTGCAAGCTCTCTCGGCGTTTGGCAATATTAGCGCCGCGCTAATTAACTGGCAGCTGGGTTTGATGGAAGGGGAGGGGCTGGAAAGCATCTCGTTCCTGCCATCCTTCCTGGCCACCCCGTGGCGAATCATGTTTTTGATTGGTGCCCTACCTGCTTTGCTCGCACTGGTGATTCGTCGCCGGCTGAAGGAACCAGAGCAGTGGGAAAAGGCATCGAAAGGTGGTGTCGTCGAGAAGCAGCTTGGCTCATACAGCGAGTTGTTCTCGCATCCCGTCTGGCGCAAGCACGCGCTCTTCGGTTTGATGCTGGCGTGTTCCGGCGTAATCGGTCTGTGGGCGGTCGGCTTTTACACGCCTGACTTGATTCGCCAGGTCCAAACGAAGCCCTTGACCGAAGCCGTCTACCAACGAGAAATCGCGGCCGCCAAAGCAGCCAGCGATGCCACGCGAGTGCAGAACCTAGAAACGATTCACCAATTGTGGGTCGCCAACAAGGAAGCTGAGACACCCACCGATCTGCTCGATATTAAAAAGATTATCGATGCGGAAGTAAGAAGGGATTTGACGAAGTACCAAAGCTTGACGTCGATCGCCATTAACATTGGTGCATTCTGCGGCATGTTCGGCTTCGGTTATTTATCGCACTTTATTGGCCGCAAGCCGACTTTTGCCATCGCCCTGCTGGCCGCCTTTGGCACCACGATCTACGTGTTTTTGACGCTGCAGCATATGTGGCAGATCTTCGTGCTGGTGCCAATTATGGGCTTCTGCCAATTGTCCCTATTTGGCGGCTATGCGATCTATTTTCCCGAGTTGTTTCCCACACGACTGCGCAGCACGGGAACCAGTTTTTGCTACAACGTGGGTCGCTTTGTCGCGGCCCTCGGTCCCGTGGTGAAAATTGGTCTGAATGCCCTCTTCGCCAATTACGATGAACCGCTGCGTTACGCTGGTGCCACGATGTGCGCGGTGTTCCTGATCGGGCTGTTTGCTTTGCCCTTCCTGCCAGAAACGAACGGCAAGCCCTTGCCCGAGTAG
- the gltX gene encoding glutamate--tRNA ligase, translating into MTVRTRFAPSPTGFLHIGGVRTALFNWLYARQHGGQFLLRIDDTDAGRNVAEALLPIIKGFQWLGIDWDEGPTDDGKDSRGPYGPYFQSQRLPQYQAAVKVLLERGYAYRDFATTDELKAEREQAEAEKKPFLYSRKWMAETDEQAQAYEAEGRQGVVRLKMPREAKCIIDDQVRGICEFDWAREQDHVIQRADGTCLYHLASVVDDYDFKITHVIRAEEHLSNTPRQIFIVQGLGYPLPVYAHLPYVAEPGSKNKLSKRKIPQYLKNPDFKRLYDHGVEIVSRFGKEISADTFNPVIVDFYRDVGYLPDAIINYLMLLGWSLDDKTEDFTREEMIKSFTLERVTKAPASFDCKKLWNFEDRHMQRLPIKQKVALMCDFLQAAKLLPTPPPCDVAPKLTRIINAAGDRLKVAGDIIAYADFFFIADDQIVFDEKDFEKRVKPAASLAILQKYRAKLVAASDFTAHPLEEMTKAFLDEEGIKIGDVVHTVRVATTGKSVGPGLYDCLELLGKEACLARIDRVIEKANQ; encoded by the coding sequence ATGACCGTTCGCACTCGTTTTGCCCCCAGTCCTACTGGTTTTTTGCACATCGGCGGCGTTCGGACCGCCCTCTTCAATTGGCTCTATGCTCGGCAACATGGTGGGCAGTTCCTGCTGCGAATTGACGATACCGATGCCGGCCGCAACGTGGCTGAGGCCCTGCTGCCGATCATCAAGGGCTTTCAATGGCTGGGAATCGACTGGGACGAAGGCCCCACCGACGATGGGAAAGATAGCCGCGGACCTTACGGCCCGTACTTTCAGTCGCAGCGCCTGCCGCAGTATCAAGCCGCTGTGAAAGTGCTGCTCGAGCGCGGCTATGCCTATCGCGATTTTGCCACGACCGACGAACTAAAAGCCGAGCGCGAGCAGGCCGAGGCCGAGAAGAAGCCGTTTTTGTACAGCCGCAAGTGGATGGCCGAGACTGACGAGCAGGCCCAGGCCTATGAGGCCGAAGGTCGTCAGGGTGTCGTACGCCTGAAGATGCCCCGCGAAGCGAAGTGCATCATCGACGACCAGGTGCGCGGCATTTGCGAGTTCGACTGGGCCCGCGAGCAGGACCACGTCATTCAGCGGGCCGATGGGACTTGCCTCTATCACCTGGCCAGTGTCGTGGACGACTACGATTTTAAGATCACACACGTGATTCGCGCCGAAGAGCATCTCTCCAATACGCCAAGGCAGATCTTCATTGTGCAAGGGCTCGGCTATCCGCTGCCCGTCTATGCTCACTTGCCGTACGTGGCCGAACCGGGAAGCAAGAACAAACTCAGCAAGCGGAAGATCCCGCAGTATTTGAAGAATCCCGATTTCAAACGGCTCTACGACCACGGCGTCGAGATCGTCAGCCGCTTTGGCAAGGAGATTTCGGCCGATACCTTCAACCCGGTCATCGTCGACTTCTATCGCGACGTCGGCTATCTGCCCGATGCGATCATCAACTATCTGATGCTGCTGGGCTGGTCGCTCGACGACAAGACCGAGGATTTTACTCGCGAAGAGATGATTAAGTCGTTCACGCTCGAACGCGTGACGAAAGCGCCGGCCAGCTTCGATTGCAAAAAGCTGTGGAACTTCGAAGACCGGCACATGCAGCGATTGCCAATCAAGCAAAAGGTCGCGCTGATGTGCGACTTCCTGCAAGCGGCCAAGCTGCTGCCAACTCCGCCGCCGTGCGATGTCGCGCCCAAGCTCACCCGGATCATTAACGCCGCTGGCGATCGGTTGAAGGTGGCCGGCGATATCATTGCCTATGCCGATTTCTTCTTCATCGCCGACGACCAGATCGTCTTCGACGAAAAGGATTTTGAAAAGCGAGTCAAACCCGCTGCTTCGCTCGCAATCCTGCAGAAGTATCGCGCGAAGCTGGTCGCCGCGAGCGATTTCACGGCGCATCCGCTCGAAGAGATGACCAAAGCGTTTCTCGACGAAGAGGGGATCAAGATTGGCGACGTCGTCCACACCGTGCGCGTAGCCACCACCGGCAAGAGCGTCGGTCCTGGCTTGTACGACTGCCTGGAACTGCTCGGCAAAGAAGCTTGCCTGGCGCGAATTGATCGGGTGATTGAAAAGGCGAACCAATAA